From Heliomicrobium modesticaldum Ice1, a single genomic window includes:
- a CDS encoding P-loop ATPase, Sll1717 family → MIVNSRTKSEEFSTIDFGDIDGLYDKNLYRYFLDENYWENIVEKDVFFVIGRKGTGKSAIYNWIYSQQSNRGALVSNLSFKEFPFEKLLKLSDDNFSKPNQYQSIWRNIILSEIAKQIVTDSTSIVDTAFKQIKNYVDHVFGKDIKDVHKQITLGTSKTANGLKFHGEHMHEKTEQINYSDGFDNITKVNRMLYETIVAYLKVNSINRYIVQFDQLDDNYTAYTNTDSYFQALISLFKTIYDIDQSFRGMDIPVKAIAYLRSDIFNSFNNYDAESARWDQFKYFLNWSIVNRTDWNNPRLLQLINKRITNSIPKLENTNAFSDYFFNQQNIYILENGNAQQVFKYIIHRTFHRPRDFMQFCIKIQQELNQNKRLDYRTILNAEKEYSLWLLSEVANELSPKVKSLDSLYELLRLFGRNTFSITDFKSKYTRYEGEIMLDSEKLLKLLYSFGLIANVNYSSRERRTHASLIKKSANPLSEALLENCHENATIPTGKWM, encoded by the coding sequence ATGATTGTTAATTCAAGGACAAAATCTGAGGAGTTTTCAACTATTGATTTTGGAGACATTGATGGATTATACGACAAAAATTTATATCGATATTTTTTAGATGAAAACTATTGGGAAAATATTGTTGAAAAAGATGTCTTTTTTGTTATTGGAAGAAAAGGAACTGGTAAATCTGCTATCTATAATTGGATCTATTCACAACAAAGTAACAGAGGGGCGTTAGTATCAAACTTGTCTTTTAAGGAATTTCCTTTTGAAAAATTGTTAAAATTAAGTGATGATAATTTTTCAAAACCAAATCAATACCAAAGTATTTGGAGAAATATAATTTTATCTGAAATTGCAAAACAAATTGTTACGGATTCAACAAGCATTGTAGATACTGCATTTAAACAAATAAAAAATTATGTAGACCATGTTTTTGGGAAAGACATTAAAGATGTACATAAGCAAATTACGCTAGGCACATCAAAGACAGCAAATGGATTAAAATTCCACGGTGAACACATGCATGAAAAAACCGAGCAAATTAATTACTCAGATGGATTTGATAATATTACCAAGGTAAATAGAATGTTATATGAAACAATTGTTGCTTATTTAAAGGTAAATTCAATTAATAGGTACATTGTTCAATTTGACCAATTAGATGATAACTACACTGCGTACACTAACACAGATAGTTATTTTCAGGCTCTAATTAGTTTATTTAAAACAATATATGACATAGACCAAAGTTTTAGAGGTATGGATATACCAGTCAAAGCCATTGCATATTTAAGGTCTGATATTTTCAATTCATTTAACAACTACGATGCGGAAAGTGCCCGATGGGACCAATTTAAATACTTTTTAAATTGGTCTATTGTTAATAGAACAGACTGGAATAATCCTCGCCTACTTCAATTGATTAACAAAAGAATTACAAATAGCATTCCAAAATTAGAGAACACCAATGCATTTAGTGATTACTTTTTTAATCAACAAAATATTTATATATTAGAAAACGGAAACGCACAACAGGTGTTTAAATATATTATTCACAGAACTTTTCATAGACCTAGGGATTTTATGCAATTTTGTATTAAAATTCAGCAAGAATTAAACCAAAACAAAAGATTGGATTATCGAACAATACTAAATGCAGAAAAAGAATATTCATTATGGTTATTATCTGAAGTAGCAAATGAATTGTCTCCAAAAGTAAAAAGTTTAGATTCGCTTTATGAACTCTTAAGGTTATTTGGTAGAAATACCTTTTCTATTACTGATTTCAAATCCAAGTACACTCGTTATGAGGGAGAAATAATGCTGGATTCCGAAAAATTATTAAAGTTATTATATAGTTTTGGGTTAATTGCAAATGTTAATTATAGTTCTAGGGAACGCAGAACCCACGCATCTTTAATAAAAAAGTCTGCTAATCCCCTGTCTGAGGCGCTGTTGGAGAATTGTCATGAAAACGCGACAATTCCCACGGGAAAATGGATGTAA
- a CDS encoding IS1182-like element ISHmo2 family transposase gives MFRFDVDPQVSFYDFAALWDQLVPADSVFRLFRELAPLLIQPEDFTGLYCLDNGRPSHAARQMTMACMLQEMLGETDRGMEAQTRVNIEVKFALGMALDEPGIDHANFGVHRQRLIQKELDKVYLDRFIRLMYYLGVLTGKEPWITDTTHVIAPISAPTTIELIRQAMRLLVRLLAKQYSVPWHAIPHAPRAVRYLETVTEVKEHNLDDKAKMERLVEVVSEADELLAYVESSEASWKKKPDVIHYALLLCRILRERIIRKDDGTLEIAPGGSVKDMIVSAVDSEARFGCKGKTKWRGYKMAIVEVGNSGFIAAAEAMKANDYDGSSLVPLADQLPTDCVENPTIIGDTHYGAGDDRVTLKEKGIDVVAPLSPKTKCDILAGEGFQVSEDQTQLICPRGKVITTYSEVADGKNFVLRAKDHDCKHCPRYTTCFKEKKHRRTIFIHNAYGVMLEAAKHSQTKIYKEQMRLRSRIEAKQNELVNRYGLRRVRRIGKRNLAYAARLSALAANFQKLNRLRNDKNATMVLEVSALRGVAFKKAA, from the coding sequence TTGTTTCGATTCGATGTGGACCCCCAAGTTAGCTTTTACGACTTTGCAGCCCTCTGGGACCAACTTGTGCCTGCCGATTCCGTCTTTCGCCTGTTTCGTGAATTGGCGCCCCTATTAATACAACCGGAGGATTTTACAGGTCTCTATTGCCTTGACAACGGACGTCCCAGTCATGCGGCCCGGCAGATGACGATGGCCTGCATGTTACAGGAAATGCTGGGCGAAACAGACCGGGGGATGGAAGCACAGACACGTGTGAACATCGAGGTCAAGTTTGCGTTAGGAATGGCCCTCGATGAACCGGGCATTGATCACGCCAATTTTGGCGTCCACCGGCAACGGCTCATCCAAAAGGAACTTGATAAGGTCTATCTCGATCGCTTTATCCGGTTGATGTACTACCTGGGCGTTTTGACAGGGAAAGAACCTTGGATAACGGACACGACCCATGTCATAGCTCCCATCAGTGCCCCCACGACCATCGAACTGATCCGCCAAGCCATGCGCCTGTTGGTGCGTCTTTTGGCGAAGCAATACAGTGTTCCATGGCATGCAATCCCCCATGCCCCTCGGGCGGTACGTTACCTGGAAACAGTGACGGAAGTGAAAGAGCATAACCTGGACGATAAGGCCAAAATGGAACGGCTTGTTGAAGTGGTCAGCGAGGCTGACGAACTGCTGGCCTACGTGGAGTCATCGGAGGCTTCGTGGAAGAAGAAGCCCGATGTCATTCATTACGCCCTTTTGCTTTGCCGTATCCTCCGTGAACGAATCATTCGGAAAGATGATGGAACTCTTGAGATAGCCCCCGGCGGTTCTGTCAAAGATATGATAGTTTCGGCTGTAGACAGCGAAGCCCGTTTCGGTTGTAAGGGCAAGACGAAATGGCGCGGGTATAAGATGGCCATCGTCGAAGTCGGAAATTCCGGATTTATCGCCGCCGCCGAGGCCATGAAAGCCAACGACTATGACGGCTCCAGTCTGGTGCCGTTAGCGGATCAGCTTCCCACCGATTGTGTAGAAAACCCGACGATCATTGGAGATACCCACTATGGTGCGGGCGATGACCGTGTCACCCTCAAGGAAAAAGGCATTGACGTAGTGGCGCCACTTTCACCAAAGACAAAATGTGATATCCTCGCGGGCGAGGGATTTCAAGTTTCCGAAGACCAAACACAACTGATCTGCCCGAGAGGAAAAGTCATCACCACCTATTCGGAAGTGGCAGATGGGAAGAACTTCGTGCTTCGCGCCAAGGACCATGATTGCAAGCACTGCCCTCGTTACACGACCTGTTTTAAAGAAAAGAAACATCGGCGCACGATTTTTATTCACAACGCCTATGGTGTCATGCTCGAGGCGGCAAAGCACTCCCAAACGAAAATCTATAAGGAACAGATGCGTCTTCGCAGCCGCATCGAAGCCAAGCAAAATGAACTGGTCAACCGTTACGGACTGCGCCGGGTTCGCCGTATCGGAAAACGAAATCTGGCTTATGCCGCCCGGCTCAGCGCGTTAGCGGCGAACTTTCAAAAACTCAACCGTCTACGAAATGATAAGAATGCAACCATGGTGTTGGAGGTGAGTGCCTTACGCGGTGTTGCTTTCAAAAAAGCCGCATAA
- a CDS encoding ISL3 family transposase codes for MNNKDLFQLALGLTPPWFVSEARFNAEAQELHITIDFVPGSSFACPACAEAGCKAHDTKERSWRHLNFFQHKTFIHASVPRTKCDRCGAVRQVTVPWSRPGSGFTLLFEAYVMTLMKEMPVKSVARIVHEHDSLLWRILHHYVHKARRKENLSTVEKISIDETARAKGHKYISMVIDADTRRVIFATEGKGADVLPKFKEDFQSHGGCTENITDVCMDMSPAFISGVENHLPEAAITFDKFHVIKLINEAVDQVRREEQKTMPELKGTRYIWLKNKKNLTMKQKAIMEDVLTKRNSKTAKAYQLRLTFQEMYEKDPMDAPMFFKKWYFWATHSRLAPMKEVAKTMKRHEKGILRWFVSNITNGLQEGINSLIQAAKRKARGYRSVRNFISIIYLVAGGLDISVAPANT; via the coding sequence ATGAACAACAAAGATTTATTCCAATTAGCCCTCGGCTTAACCCCACCATGGTTTGTCTCTGAAGCCCGGTTTAACGCCGAGGCCCAAGAACTTCATATTACGATCGACTTCGTACCCGGAAGCTCATTTGCTTGCCCAGCTTGTGCTGAAGCTGGCTGCAAAGCCCACGATACAAAGGAGAGATCTTGGAGACACCTGAACTTCTTTCAGCACAAGACCTTTATCCATGCATCTGTTCCTCGAACGAAATGCGACCGATGCGGGGCAGTCCGTCAGGTAACGGTGCCGTGGAGTCGGCCGGGCAGTGGATTCACCCTGCTCTTTGAGGCCTATGTGATGACACTCATGAAAGAAATGCCTGTTAAATCAGTCGCGCGAATTGTTCACGAACATGACTCTCTACTGTGGCGAATCCTCCACCACTATGTTCATAAAGCTCGCCGAAAAGAAAACCTGTCGACCGTCGAGAAAATTAGCATCGACGAGACGGCTCGGGCGAAAGGGCATAAGTACATCTCTATGGTTATTGATGCCGACACCCGGCGAGTGATATTCGCAACAGAGGGAAAAGGCGCTGATGTACTTCCTAAGTTCAAAGAAGATTTTCAATCCCACGGGGGTTGTACAGAGAATATTACCGATGTTTGCATGGACATGTCCCCGGCCTTTATTTCCGGAGTGGAAAACCATCTCCCGGAAGCAGCGATAACCTTTGACAAGTTCCATGTGATCAAGCTAATCAACGAAGCGGTGGACCAAGTTCGACGTGAAGAGCAAAAGACAATGCCGGAATTAAAAGGAACTCGTTATATTTGGCTTAAAAACAAAAAGAATTTAACGATGAAGCAAAAAGCGATCATGGAGGATGTGCTGACCAAACGTAACTCAAAGACCGCCAAGGCATATCAGCTTCGACTTACCTTCCAAGAAATGTACGAAAAAGATCCTATGGACGCACCGATGTTCTTTAAGAAATGGTACTTCTGGGCCACCCATAGTCGGTTAGCGCCTATGAAAGAAGTCGCAAAGACCATGAAACGACATGAGAAGGGCATCCTGCGCTGGTTTGTCTCTAACATCACAAACGGATTACAAGAAGGAATCAATAGCTTGATTCAAGCAGCCAAGCGTAAAGCGCGCGGGTACCGCTCAGTACGCAACTTTATCTCCATTATATACCTGGTTGCGGGTGGGCTTGATATTTCCGTAGCACCGGCGAACACTTGA
- the spoIIR gene encoding stage II sporulation protein R, with protein sequence MARRPFSPAFRLLTLFTLLVAFCGGVAFYLPHLEAREASPLPLLRLHVVAPSDDPADQALKLKVRDEILAYVDPLLADCHSVEESREQVLAHLDEIQKCAASVITQAGYDYTVTSEVGRFHFPAKVYGHLKAPAGEYEALRVVIGGGQGANWWCVLYPPLCLSDRTGTVASENAATAPAIYAIESVSPNGGEPNIEVRSKLWDMITRTEKP encoded by the coding sequence TTGGCTCGAAGGCCCTTTTCTCCTGCCTTCCGGCTCCTGACCCTTTTCACCCTCCTCGTTGCCTTTTGTGGCGGAGTGGCCTTCTATCTACCGCACTTGGAGGCCCGTGAAGCTTCGCCGCTGCCGCTGTTGCGCCTGCACGTGGTCGCCCCCTCGGACGACCCGGCAGACCAAGCGCTCAAACTGAAAGTCCGCGACGAGATCCTGGCTTATGTCGATCCCCTGCTGGCGGACTGCCATTCAGTCGAAGAATCGCGCGAACAGGTCCTGGCGCACCTGGATGAGATCCAAAAATGCGCCGCATCGGTCATCACGCAAGCCGGCTATGACTACACCGTTACCTCTGAGGTGGGCCGCTTCCACTTTCCGGCCAAGGTCTACGGCCACCTGAAAGCCCCTGCCGGGGAGTATGAAGCCCTGCGAGTGGTCATCGGCGGTGGACAAGGCGCCAACTGGTGGTGTGTCCTCTATCCGCCCCTCTGCCTCAGCGACCGCACCGGCACGGTTGCCTCGGAGAACGCTGCGACTGCCCCGGCCATATACGCCATCGAATCGGTCAGTCCCAACGGCGGCGAACCGAACATCGAGGTCCGCTCGAAGCTCTGGGACATGATCACAAGAACAGAAAAACCCTGA
- a CDS encoding ABC transporter substrate-binding protein produces MLFLSRRSIITIFGLLFLVPGLLYVGWIKTMAALATAKMGSSPIVLAVAVELSGPVGPWGQAAFKGIQMAVDEANSQGGIEGHPVQTISVDASDGTGLAGFSEQAQKKGVAAVIGPVTPSKAEALVKAGLSVPLISLASAPSVPSLGDKVLQGSYDDRQQGTAAAHYAARVWSKKAALVVEEKSAYAQSLAKSFREAYEAKGGKIVKSLTYQRGQQDFSALLKQLTQADPEVIYLPGYAKEGKAFLQQARQKGLQTPIIGGDGLESVAKEIAGKGKEAWQWRLYYTTPNFIPTGEAAAFVQSYQRRYGELPQPMALWAYDATRGILKGLRSPEVRTNPDALIRQMAGAGWQVAGGQMQISEDRYALRPMAIMETEPELRLVEVIPAGQ; encoded by the coding sequence ATGCTTTTTTTATCGCGCCGTTCGATCATCACCATCTTCGGACTCCTCTTCCTCGTCCCGGGGCTTCTCTATGTCGGTTGGATCAAAACGATGGCCGCGCTGGCGACGGCGAAAATGGGGTCGTCCCCTATCGTTTTGGCCGTGGCGGTCGAATTGTCTGGTCCTGTTGGCCCTTGGGGGCAGGCCGCCTTCAAAGGCATTCAGATGGCCGTCGACGAGGCGAACAGCCAGGGAGGCATCGAAGGGCATCCCGTTCAGACCATCTCCGTTGACGCCAGCGATGGTACGGGGTTGGCCGGCTTTTCCGAACAGGCGCAAAAAAAGGGCGTCGCCGCCGTGATCGGCCCAGTGACGCCGTCGAAGGCGGAGGCGCTCGTCAAGGCCGGCCTGTCGGTCCCCTTGATCAGCCTGGCCAGTGCGCCTTCCGTGCCCAGCCTCGGCGACAAGGTGCTTCAAGGGAGCTATGACGACCGGCAGCAGGGGACGGCGGCGGCCCACTATGCGGCGCGCGTCTGGAGCAAAAAGGCGGCCCTCGTGGTCGAGGAAAAGAGCGCCTACGCTCAGTCGCTGGCCAAGTCCTTCCGGGAGGCCTATGAAGCCAAAGGCGGCAAGATAGTCAAAAGTCTGACCTACCAGCGGGGACAGCAGGATTTCAGCGCCCTTTTGAAACAACTGACCCAGGCAGACCCCGAGGTGATCTACCTTCCCGGCTATGCAAAAGAAGGGAAGGCCTTTTTGCAGCAGGCCCGCCAGAAAGGCCTTCAGACGCCGATCATCGGCGGCGACGGGCTGGAGTCGGTGGCCAAGGAGATCGCCGGCAAAGGAAAAGAAGCCTGGCAGTGGCGTCTTTACTACACGACGCCCAACTTCATCCCCACCGGCGAAGCAGCCGCCTTTGTCCAGTCTTATCAACGCCGCTACGGCGAACTGCCCCAGCCGATGGCCCTCTGGGCCTATGACGCCACCCGTGGGATCTTGAAGGGTCTGCGCTCCCCCGAGGTCCGCACCAACCCCGACGCCCTGATCCGCCAGATGGCCGGTGCCGGATGGCAAGTTGCCGGCGGGCAGATGCAGATCAGCGAGGATCGGTACGCGTTGCGGCCCATGGCGATCATGGAGACGGAACCGGAACTGCGCCTCGTCGAGGTGATCCCCGCCGGGCAGTGA
- the selB gene encoding selenocysteine-specific translation elongation factor, producing the protein MSTPGLVHAIIGTAGHIDHGKTRLVAALTGVDTDRLKAEKERGISIELGFAPLRLSDGRRAGIVDVPGHERFIRHMVAGVTGMDVAILVIAADEGVMPQTREHLDVIELLQVPRGITVLTKTDLVDDEWLAMITEDVGQFLAGTSLAASPILPVSAVKGRGIADLKEALTSLVGDLPRRPFAGPARLPIDRVFAMKGFGVIVTGTLASGMLRAGDTLTIYPSERPTRIRGLQVHGEKVDAAWAGQRVAVNLSGVEVSQVARGDVLASAGSLQPGYRVTVRLQRLNREDKALQDRERIRFHAGTKETLGRLSLLDRERIEPGESALAQILLEEPVVVAKGDPFVIRTYSPARTVGGGQVIEPAAGKWKKQRPDVIAHLFALEQGSPAERLAWHLARTGLPVTPTEAANLPGFDRDSVEAVLAGSASVALLGGDGVEYLANAAQVTTLERGLRCDLDAYHRRYPLRRGMPKEELKSRLVPAWNAKAYGALLEMWKQRGLIIVDGKTVALAERKDKPPKEVVRLLAALEDWFLRDGLHPPLPKEARDWLVREGLSAESAEECLNCLVERDRLRKIGDDLLFHVQALADFRQMIVNALRDGRELTVAEARDLAKSSRRYMVPLLEWLDRERVTRRVGDKRSLW; encoded by the coding sequence ATGTCAACACCGGGGCTCGTTCATGCCATCATCGGAACAGCTGGTCACATTGATCATGGAAAAACGCGGCTGGTGGCGGCGCTGACCGGCGTCGACACGGATCGGCTGAAAGCAGAAAAGGAACGGGGCATCTCCATCGAATTGGGATTTGCGCCCTTGCGTCTTAGCGACGGCCGGAGGGCCGGCATCGTCGATGTGCCGGGCCATGAGCGTTTCATCCGGCATATGGTGGCCGGTGTCACCGGGATGGATGTGGCGATCCTGGTCATCGCCGCCGATGAAGGGGTGATGCCCCAGACAAGGGAACATCTGGATGTGATCGAACTGCTTCAGGTTCCCCGAGGCATCACTGTGTTGACGAAGACAGACCTCGTCGATGACGAGTGGCTGGCCATGATCACCGAAGATGTGGGCCAATTTCTGGCCGGAACATCTTTGGCTGCATCGCCGATCCTGCCTGTATCGGCTGTCAAGGGGCGAGGGATCGCAGACCTAAAGGAGGCGCTTACATCCCTGGTCGGGGATTTGCCTCGTCGGCCCTTCGCCGGTCCGGCCCGGCTGCCTATCGATCGCGTCTTTGCCATGAAGGGATTCGGCGTCATCGTCACCGGTACGCTGGCATCGGGGATGCTGCGCGCCGGCGATACCTTGACGATCTATCCCTCCGAGCGTCCGACACGCATCCGGGGATTGCAGGTGCACGGCGAAAAAGTCGACGCCGCCTGGGCCGGGCAGCGGGTGGCTGTCAACCTGTCGGGCGTCGAAGTAAGCCAGGTGGCGCGTGGCGACGTGCTCGCCAGCGCCGGATCCCTTCAGCCGGGCTATCGGGTCACCGTCCGGTTGCAGAGACTCAACCGAGAGGATAAGGCGCTGCAGGATCGGGAACGCATCCGCTTTCATGCCGGCACGAAGGAAACGCTGGGGCGGCTGTCCCTCCTCGACAGGGAAAGGATCGAACCGGGCGAATCGGCTCTCGCCCAGATCCTGCTGGAGGAACCGGTCGTCGTCGCCAAAGGCGATCCCTTTGTCATCCGCACCTATTCACCGGCCCGTACGGTCGGTGGTGGCCAGGTGATTGAACCTGCCGCGGGCAAGTGGAAAAAACAGCGGCCCGATGTGATCGCCCACCTCTTCGCGCTGGAACAGGGAAGCCCTGCCGAACGGCTCGCTTGGCACCTGGCCCGAACGGGCCTGCCGGTGACGCCGACGGAAGCGGCGAACCTGCCGGGATTTGACCGTGACAGCGTGGAAGCGGTGCTGGCAGGCTCCGCCTCTGTTGCGCTCCTAGGCGGCGACGGTGTTGAATATCTCGCCAATGCAGCGCAAGTCACAACCTTGGAAAGGGGCTTACGCTGCGACCTGGATGCCTATCATCGTCGCTATCCTCTTCGCCGGGGGATGCCGAAGGAGGAACTGAAGAGCCGCCTCGTTCCTGCCTGGAACGCCAAAGCCTATGGCGCCTTGTTGGAGATGTGGAAGCAACGCGGTCTCATCATTGTCGATGGGAAGACCGTCGCTCTCGCTGAGCGGAAGGACAAGCCGCCGAAGGAGGTGGTTCGCCTGTTGGCGGCGCTGGAGGACTGGTTTCTTCGTGACGGTCTGCATCCGCCCTTGCCGAAGGAGGCGAGAGACTGGTTGGTTCGGGAGGGGCTGAGCGCCGAGAGCGCCGAAGAGTGCCTGAACTGCCTTGTCGAGCGGGACAGGCTGCGCAAGATCGGCGATGATCTGCTCTTTCACGTCCAAGCCCTCGCTGATTTTCGTCAAATGATCGTCAATGCCTTGCGCGATGGCAGGGAGCTGACTGTCGCTGAGGCGCGCGATCTCGCCAAGAGCTCTCGGCGGTACATGGTGCCGCTGCTGGAGTGGCTGGATCGGGAACGGGTGACGAGACGCGTCGGCGACAAACGCTCCCTGTGGTAA
- the yyaC gene encoding spore protease YyaC — MAEQRDWQRLLAGEKQYFLSNSRQCAHRLGDALAELILYLDPTLSRPRVVFCIGTDRSTGDCLGPLVGTQLTPLASHYYHIYGTLDEPIHATNLAEKKKAIEAFHPGALIIAIDASLGRIDQVGQITLSLGGLRPGAGVKKDLPEIGDLHITGIVNVGGFMEFMVLQNTRLSEVMKLSNQISRGLLYGYYQAARRKPVASLTFQSSATALDAQKVEPVWP; from the coding sequence ATGGCAGAACAACGTGACTGGCAGCGCTTGCTGGCCGGAGAAAAACAATATTTTTTGTCAAACAGCCGGCAATGCGCCCATAGGCTCGGTGATGCCTTGGCTGAACTCATCCTCTACCTGGATCCCACGTTGAGCCGCCCGCGCGTCGTCTTTTGCATCGGCACGGACCGTTCGACTGGCGATTGTCTGGGACCGCTGGTCGGTACCCAACTGACGCCCCTGGCTTCCCATTACTATCATATCTACGGCACCCTCGATGAGCCCATTCACGCAACCAACCTCGCCGAGAAGAAAAAAGCCATTGAAGCGTTCCACCCCGGCGCCTTGATCATCGCCATCGACGCATCGCTCGGGCGCATCGATCAGGTGGGGCAGATCACCCTGTCCCTCGGCGGGTTGCGTCCCGGCGCAGGTGTAAAAAAAGATCTCCCGGAAATCGGAGATCTTCACATCACCGGCATTGTCAATGTCGGCGGATTTATGGAGTTTATGGTGCTGCAAAACACCCGGCTCTCGGAAGTGATGAAACTCTCCAACCAGATCAGCCGCGGTCTCCTGTACGGCTATTACCAAGCGGCCCGCCGCAAACCGGTGGCCTCACTGACCTTCCAGTCTTCCGCCACCGCGCTGGACGCCCAGAAGGTAGAGCCTGTCTGGCCGTAA
- a CDS encoding bactofilin family protein — protein sequence MFGRKKEANHTAVDRIDTVIGKESLFTGTLKATGTVRIDGQFSGEIVGKSDVIIGETGRVEATVEGRNIIIAGTVHGNIDASGRLEIATTGRLYGDLTASSLIIDEGAVFHGSSRTETRSACSVDDAEEEVLDRAL from the coding sequence ATGTTCGGCCGGAAAAAAGAAGCAAACCACACTGCCGTTGATCGCATCGATACGGTCATCGGCAAGGAATCTTTGTTCACCGGCACATTAAAGGCCACTGGAACAGTCCGTATTGACGGCCAGTTTAGTGGCGAAATAGTCGGAAAAAGCGATGTGATTATCGGGGAAACCGGTCGTGTCGAAGCGACGGTAGAAGGGCGCAACATCATCATCGCCGGAACAGTCCATGGGAACATCGATGCCTCCGGACGCCTGGAAATCGCCACGACGGGAAGGCTCTATGGAGACCTGACGGCCAGCAGCCTGATCATCGATGAAGGCGCTGTCTTTCACGGAAGCTCACGGACGGAAACACGCTCTGCCTGTTCTGTCGACGACGCCGAGGAGGAAGTCCTCGACAGGGCGCTGTAG
- a CDS encoding M23 family metallopeptidase — MSPIPKEESPRRARRQPYTIIFAPGSGQNTWTIVLSPERMRHLLIGGAMAGGFLLIIVILSVYVLFQLGELQRLRSVNQEQAKQIQELKDFSVTVQDKLTRVKALDRQIRRMVGIDGGAEEAEEAPSQFPEQSSAVNESGKKIGQAFRTIPSRSGSNSQQGTSMGATLKQRFSAEQAQLRLLSATIRQMDAELEEQAKQLQRLNKEVTDRLAYLASVPSTYPVRGTVSSAFGNRRSPFGATTEFHSGLDLAAAYGTPVRAAAKGDVVFTGWKPGLGRVVEIDHGHGFQTAYCHLSAITVKVNQVLERGDMLGKVGNSGRSTGPHLHFMVYHQGKLQDPEGYLLH; from the coding sequence GTGAGCCCCATCCCAAAAGAGGAATCACCGCGTCGCGCCCGTCGACAACCCTATACGATCATCTTTGCACCAGGTTCAGGCCAAAACACATGGACTATCGTCCTATCGCCGGAACGCATGCGGCACTTGCTGATCGGCGGCGCCATGGCCGGTGGTTTCTTGCTTATCATCGTCATCCTATCCGTCTACGTCTTGTTTCAGTTAGGTGAGTTGCAGCGGTTGAGATCTGTCAACCAGGAGCAGGCCAAGCAAATCCAAGAATTAAAGGATTTTTCCGTCACCGTTCAAGATAAACTGACCAGGGTGAAAGCGTTAGACAGGCAGATCCGGCGCATGGTCGGCATCGATGGCGGCGCGGAAGAAGCGGAGGAGGCGCCCTCACAGTTTCCGGAACAAAGCTCCGCTGTTAATGAATCGGGAAAAAAGATAGGGCAGGCTTTTCGGACGATCCCTTCTCGATCGGGCAGCAACAGCCAACAAGGGACAAGCATGGGCGCTACGCTGAAGCAACGGTTCAGCGCAGAACAGGCTCAACTGCGACTTTTGTCTGCCACGATCCGGCAAATGGATGCTGAATTAGAAGAGCAAGCAAAACAACTGCAGCGGCTGAACAAAGAGGTGACAGACCGGCTCGCCTACTTGGCCTCTGTCCCCTCGACCTATCCCGTACGAGGAACGGTCAGTTCTGCCTTTGGGAACCGCCGTTCCCCTTTTGGCGCAACGACGGAGTTTCATTCCGGGTTGGATTTGGCTGCTGCTTACGGCACACCTGTTCGCGCGGCGGCGAAAGGTGACGTCGTCTTCACTGGATGGAAGCCAGGCTTGGGCAGGGTCGTCGAGATCGACCATGGTCATGGATTTCAAACAGCCTACTGCCACCTTTCCGCGATCACCGTGAAAGTCAATCAGGTGTTGGAACGCGGCGACATGCTGGGCAAAGTGGGAAACAGCGGACGAAGCACCGGCCCGCATCTGCACTTTATGGTGTATCACCAGGGGAAACTGCAGGATCCGGAAGGCTATCTTCTGCATTGA
- a CDS encoding DUF4446 family protein — MPEIIEWANENIVGLTILCLGLTISMMVIGLIALVKSQKITDMYQALLRGQEGENLEALLLKNMELSKALQQRIETMERSISQLEAISKETVRHVGIVRFNAFENVGSDQSFAVAMLNDQRNGVVISSLYGRELSQVYAKPIQNGTSSYLLSDEEKEAIAKALSDLEK, encoded by the coding sequence ATGCCGGAAATCATCGAATGGGCCAATGAAAATATCGTTGGCTTGACGATTCTCTGTCTTGGACTGACCATCTCAATGATGGTGATCGGCTTGATCGCCTTGGTGAAATCGCAAAAGATCACCGACATGTATCAGGCCTTGCTGAGAGGGCAAGAAGGAGAAAACCTTGAAGCGCTGCTTCTAAAAAATATGGAACTGTCCAAAGCATTGCAACAGCGGATCGAAACAATGGAGCGTTCCATTTCTCAACTTGAGGCCATCAGCAAGGAGACAGTTCGTCATGTGGGCATCGTCCGCTTTAACGCCTTTGAAAACGTCGGATCTGATCAGAGCTTTGCCGTCGCGATGCTCAATGATCAACGAAACGGCGTTGTGATCAGCAGCCTCTATGGGCGAGAACTGTCCCAAGTGTATGCCAAGCCCATACAAAACGGAACATCCTCATACTTATTGTCGGATGAAGAAAAAGAGGCCATCGCAAAAGCTTTATCGGATTTGGAAAAATAA